One window from the genome of Candidatus Poribacteria bacterium encodes:
- a CDS encoding NTP transferase domain-containing protein — protein MKRETLSRFIGLMKRFEERFGEGEMGFATAPARINIIGEHIDYVEYFKTAVLPFASDRHTMIVAFRPREDDIVRAETLTPGYPPGSFSIGEFRPPDDPDPGRRWMSYLAELGVPPPNWINYIKASAFYLQNLRPEENLRGIDLLVESTIPPAGGASSSSALVVASGIGIRAANGMKIDMDELAESSSRAEWLVGTRGGKMDHATMCFARENHALLISFHPFSVEPIPMPVGRYRWVTFYAHPADKGSAVMSEYNERSAVSKFIIPALLRDVLSRNESLEIRWRSLLSAIASRDRASLDREWETIEMVLSLLPQSITLREFLSRFEEMEGELRELYPALFQVKGMDSPLKVRDRAEHHLGEIRRVIAAAEILKEAHEAGSEGDIRGEIDRMTQIGRLLDETHRSLRDLYEVSTGRIEELIQLIRSCDGVLGARVMGGGFGGNILALIIEEDVRRAIENVRSCSYKDTIMISSPGDGSIYVPSSESKRFRLIELVNDPVRWRENEDEIRAIVDGLLGEGPSRPVKPVIVAAGKGVRARRSGLEVPKPLAPVFGIPVVRYVLEKFLALPFDVERPVVIVSPETLDPIRKALSGYQVDYVVQEEALGTANAVFSARERLRDFDGDVAVIWGTQPVVKVETIRDSILIHQAARFSSMTFPTALRSNPYAPIVRDEEGWVIDSLETHLEGAKAPEVGEDNIGFFLLPCREMFESLGRLHREHYLPEGKYDTPGGELGFPNMMVREMAREGKTVLALAMADPRETKGIKAKEDLETVERYILQLSRSWEETGNRRRNLNDHPLPFSGMTHIIFKTLSPLFVN, from the coding sequence GTGAAAAGGGAGACCCTCTCCAGGTTCATAGGGCTGATGAAAAGGTTCGAAGAGAGGTTCGGGGAGGGGGAGATGGGCTTCGCGACGGCCCCCGCCAGGATAAACATCATAGGCGAGCACATAGATTATGTGGAGTATTTCAAAACCGCCGTCCTCCCGTTCGCCAGCGATCGACACACCATGATCGTCGCCTTCAGGCCGAGGGAGGATGATATCGTCAGGGCCGAGACCCTCACGCCCGGATACCCTCCAGGGAGCTTCTCCATCGGCGAGTTCCGCCCACCCGACGATCCCGATCCAGGCCGACGCTGGATGAGCTATCTGGCCGAGCTGGGCGTCCCGCCTCCCAACTGGATCAACTATATCAAGGCCTCCGCCTTTTACCTTCAGAATCTGCGTCCGGAGGAGAACCTCAGGGGCATCGATCTGCTCGTCGAGTCGACCATACCCCCGGCGGGCGGCGCCTCCTCCTCGTCCGCCCTTGTCGTCGCCTCAGGGATCGGCATAAGGGCCGCTAACGGGATGAAGATCGATATGGACGAGTTGGCCGAGTCATCCTCTAGGGCCGAGTGGCTCGTCGGAACGCGCGGTGGGAAGATGGATCACGCGACGATGTGCTTCGCCAGGGAAAATCACGCTCTGCTCATAAGCTTCCACCCGTTCTCAGTCGAACCGATCCCGATGCCCGTCGGGCGGTACAGATGGGTGACCTTCTACGCCCATCCGGCCGATAAAGGCAGCGCCGTGATGAGCGAATACAACGAGCGATCCGCCGTCTCCAAATTCATCATACCGGCCCTCCTGAGGGATGTCCTCTCACGGAACGAATCGCTTGAGATCCGGTGGAGGTCCCTTCTGAGTGCCATAGCCTCGCGCGATAGGGCCTCGCTGGATAGGGAGTGGGAGACGATCGAGATGGTTCTCTCGCTCCTGCCCCAATCCATCACATTGCGCGAGTTCCTATCGAGATTCGAAGAGATGGAGGGCGAGCTCAGGGAGCTATATCCGGCGCTGTTTCAGGTCAAGGGGATGGATTCGCCGCTGAAGGTTCGGGATAGGGCCGAACATCACTTGGGTGAGATAAGGCGGGTCATAGCGGCGGCCGAGATCCTGAAAGAGGCCCATGAGGCCGGATCGGAGGGGGATATCAGAGGCGAGATCGATAGGATGACGCAGATCGGCCGTCTGCTCGATGAGACCCACCGCAGCCTCAGGGACCTCTATGAGGTGAGCACCGGAAGGATCGAGGAGCTGATCCAGCTCATACGCTCCTGTGACGGAGTCCTGGGAGCTAGGGTAATGGGAGGAGGGTTCGGGGGGAACATCCTGGCGTTGATTATAGAGGAGGACGTCCGGAGGGCGATCGAAAACGTCCGCAGCTGCTCCTATAAGGACACGATCATGATCTCATCACCTGGCGATGGATCCATCTACGTCCCGTCATCCGAGTCAAAACGGTTCAGGTTGATCGAGTTGGTAAACGATCCGGTGAGATGGAGGGAGAATGAGGATGAGATCAGGGCGATAGTCGACGGGCTCCTCGGAGAGGGACCCTCCCGGCCGGTGAAACCGGTGATCGTCGCCGCCGGCAAAGGGGTGAGGGCGAGGCGGAGCGGGCTCGAGGTCCCCAAGCCCCTCGCGCCGGTCTTCGGAATTCCGGTGGTGAGATATGTCCTCGAGAAGTTCCTCGCCCTTCCCTTCGACGTCGAGAGGCCGGTGGTGATCGTAAGCCCCGAGACGCTCGATCCGATCAGAAAGGCCCTTTCGGGATATCAGGTCGACTACGTCGTTCAGGAGGAGGCGCTGGGGACGGCGAACGCCGTGTTCTCCGCGAGGGAGAGGTTGAGGGATTTCGACGGAGACGTGGCGGTGATATGGGGCACACAGCCCGTCGTCAAGGTCGAAACCATAAGGGATTCCATCCTGATCCATCAGGCAGCTCGATTCAGCAGCATGACCTTCCCGACGGCTCTGAGATCGAATCCCTACGCGCCGATCGTGAGGGATGAGGAGGGATGGGTGATTGACAGCCTCGAGACCCACCTCGAGGGGGCGAAGGCCCCTGAGGTCGGCGAGGATAACATCGGCTTCTTCCTGCTCCCGTGCCGCGAGATGTTTGAATCCCTGGGAAGGCTACATCGCGAGCATTATCTGCCTGAGGGGAAATACGACACACCCGGGGGAGAGCTGGGGTTTCCCAACATGATGGTCAGGGAGATGGCACGCGAGGGGAAAACGGTCCTGGCCCTGGCGATGGCCGATCCGAGGGAGACGAAAGGCATAAAGGCGAAGGAGGATCTGGAAACGGTCGAAAGATACATCCTGCAGCTCTCTCGGAGCTGGGAGGAGACAGGAAACAGGAGGCGGAATTTGAACGATCATCCTTTACCCTTCAGTGGGATGACGCATATCATCTTTAAAACCTTATCCCCCTTGTTCGTAAACTGA
- a CDS encoding PHP domain-containing protein, giving the protein MKLLKIDMHVHTEFSPDCRTKLDDILRICDERELDIVGILDHNSIEGALKLNEMMPGRVIVGEEIRTKEGEVAGLFLKERIPPDLSPEETIERIKEQGGLVYITHPFDIFRREVIKREAFLRIYPLVDAIEGFNARNVLRWSNRRAMRFAEEHDIPVGAGSDAHMTFEIGRGYVLMEPFEGPKDFLEKLRSAGIGGKSSSFLFNLATKLYKIVKGV; this is encoded by the coding sequence ATGAAGCTGCTAAAGATCGATATGCATGTTCATACCGAGTTCTCCCCGGATTGTCGCACGAAGCTCGATGACATCCTCCGGATATGCGATGAGAGGGAACTGGATATCGTCGGAATACTGGATCACAACTCGATCGAAGGCGCCCTCAAACTCAACGAGATGATGCCCGGACGCGTGATCGTGGGGGAGGAGATCAGGACGAAGGAGGGCGAGGTGGCGGGTCTGTTCCTGAAGGAGAGGATTCCCCCGGATCTCTCTCCGGAGGAGACGATAGAGAGGATAAAGGAACAGGGCGGATTGGTCTACATCACACATCCGTTCGATATCTTCCGCAGGGAGGTGATCAAAAGGGAGGCTTTCCTGAGGATATATCCCCTTGTCGACGCCATCGAGGGATTTAACGCCCGAAACGTGCTGAGATGGTCGAACAGAAGGGCGATGAGATTCGCTGAGGAACACGATATCCCCGTCGGAGCGGGCAGCGATGCACACATGACCTTCGAGATCGGACGTGGATACGTGCTGATGGAGCCGTTCGAAGGGCCAAAGGATTTCCTCGAAAAACTCAGATCGGCAGGGATAGGGGGCAAAAGCTCCTCATTCCTTTTCAACTTGGCCACCAAACTGTATAAGATCGTCAAGGGCGTTTGA